Genomic segment of Myxococcus stipitatus:
CGCCTGGTTCCCGGAGACGTTCCTCTTCGAGCCGCTGGTGGTGACGGACGCTTCCGGCCTGGCGACGCTTCCGGTGCGGGTGCCAGACCGGCTCACGCGCTGGCGCGTGCTGGCCCTGGCTCACTCCCGCTCCGGCGCGCAGTCCGGAGCGGTGACGAGCTTCGTGGGGACGTTGCCCACGTATGTGGACCCGGTGCTGCCGGCCTTCCTGCGCGCCGGAGACGTGGCGCGAGTGCCGGTGCAGGTGGTGAACACGACGGACGCGGTCGTGGAGGCTCCGCTGAAGTTCGAGGCGACGGGCGTCGCCGTGGAAGGGGCCCCGCGCACGGTGCGCGTGCCCGCGCGAGGCAGCGTGGTGGAGTACGTGACGGTGCGGGCCTCGGGACCGGGGCCTGTCGCGGTGCGCGCGGCGCTGGGAGATGCGGACCGCGTGGAGCGCTCTCTCGAGGTGTGGCCCACGGGGATGCCCGTGATGCAGACGCGGGGCGGCACGTTGGCGGCGCCGCGCACGGTGTCCCTCTCCGGGCCCGAGGATGCGCAGCCCGGCAGCGAGCGAGTCCGGTTGCAGGTGTATCCAGGTGGCGTGGGTGTGCTGCGCTCGGAGCTGGCGTCGGCGGGGGGGCGCACGAGCTCGGAGGACGTGGCGTATGCGCTGCTCCTGGCGGGACGCATGCCGGAGTTGCTGACGGCGCTGGGTGAGCCCGCGGCGGCGGCGATGGTGAAGTCGGCCCTCTCCCAGAAGGAGGGGCGGCTGACGACCTCGCGGTCACCCGAGGGCGCGCTCGTGGACGGGAACGCGGTGCGGGTCCTCGTCGCGCAGTCGACGCAGCGGGCGCTGCGGCTGAGCCGGGCTCCGGACGTGGCGTCGGCGGCGCTGCTGGTGGAGGGCGCGCTGCTCCACCCGGACAACCCGGTGCTGGCGCGGCTGGGCGAGCGCCTCGCGGGCGTGGTGGCGGGAGCGCAGCGTCCGGACGGCACGTGCCAGGGTGGCGAGGGCTGGTCGCTGCAGCGGCTGCTGGTGGCCACGGCGGACTGTGCCCAGGCGGTGGTCTCCGCTGGTGGCACGCCGGCGGGCTTTCGTCGCTCGGCTCGCTTCACCACGCTGGCGTCGGGGGCGCTGGAGCGCAACCGGGCGCACGTGAAGGACGGCTATACGGCGGCGGCGCTCCTGGCGAGCGGACTGGCGAAGGGCTCGCTGCGAGACTCGCTGCGGGCCCAGGTTCGCGAGGCGCTGAAGACGCGCGAGGATGGCTCCGCGTACCTGCCCGTCGCGACGGGGGTGGTGGCCGCCAACGGTGAAGCGCCCTCCGAGGCGGAGGCCACCGCGCTGGCGGTGCTGGGCCTGGAGGGGGACGAGAAGGCGCCGCTGGCGGACCTCGGTGCGTCGTTGCTCTCGGGCTACCACCCGGCCCGGGGTTGGGGCAGCGGGCGCGCGAACCGCGTGGCGCTGCGCGCGGTGGTGCGGCTCTTCAAGGCACCGCTGCCGTCCCAGGTGCGCGTGGTGCTGGAGCGCGATGGCCAGGTGGTGACGGAGGGGACGTACGACGCCCAGGCGCTGCGCGAGGTGCGGGTGCTGGAGACCTCGGCGGCGGGCTCGGCGGGGGCCCACTCCTGGACGGTGAGGGCGGAGCCCGCGGTGCCCGGTCTGGGATACTCGCTGGCGCTGTCCGCCGCGGTGCCGTGGAAGGCGGAGGGGACCGATGGTGGAGAACTGGTCATCCGCTCGCCTCGCGAGGCACGGGTGGGCCAGCCGGTGGAGGTGGCGGTGCAGGCGTCCACGCCAGCGGGGCTCTCGTTGGAGCTGCGCCACAGCCTGCCCGCGGGCGTGCAGGTGGACCCCGCGAGCCTGGATGCACTGGTGTCCGAGGGGAGCGTGTCCTCCTGGACGTCCGAGGACGGCGCGGTGACGTTGAAGCTGCCTCCGCGTGGACACGCCGAGCCGTTCCAGGGGACCTTCCGGGTCATCCCCACGCTCGCGGGAACGTTCCAGACGGGGGCCTCCTCGCTGTGGGTGGAGAACCAACCCGTCCGACTTTCCTACGTACCTCCCGCTACCTGGGCGGTGCGCTGAAACGGGTCCGTGTGGACTGCAAACCCCGGCCGGTGAGAAAGCCGGCCCGGGGAGGATTGTCGGCCCGAGGTCTTCCGGGTGGGGAAGACCCTGCACGTCGGGGCAGGGGGGCTGCTTCTGGTGGGAATCCGCTCTAGGAATACGGGAAGATTCACAGCAGCGTCGACATGCCGGTGCAGGCTTCGTCAGTGGTTCTTCACGGGTGACACCATGGAGCTCGACGGCGGGGAGAGAGACGAGTTGCTGCTGGCATTGCTGGGCGCTTTCCCCTCGGTGGAGGAGCTTCGCCGGGTGGTCGCCTCGGTCTGCCATCGGGACCTGGAGGCGCTCGTTCCAACGGGCGGCCCGAGGGAGCGCGCGCGGGGTTTGATACATCGCGCCGAGTCGGAAGGGTGGACGCGTGAGCTGGTGACAGGCGTGCATGGAGCCCAGCCCCGGCATCCTCGGCTGCATCGCTTTGTTCAGGGGTATCTCGCGTCGGTGCAGCGGAGCATTCCGCGCCGCAGCCTGGAGCGCATCGTCGGCTCCGCGTGGGACCGCGGCGGCGCGGATGGCTGGCGGCGGAGGCTCGCGGCCATCGAAAGACGCGTGTGTCGGGTGGAGCCCGTCGTGGGGGCCTCCTTGGGCACGGGCTTCCTGGTGTCTCGAGACGTGGTGCTCACCAACTTCCACGTCATCGAGAACCGGCTGCTGGAGTCGCTGCGCGTGCGCTTCGACCACAAGGTGCTGCCGGACC
This window contains:
- a CDS encoding trypsin-like peptidase domain-containing protein; the encoded protein is MELDGGERDELLLALLGAFPSVEELRRVVASVCHRDLEALVPTGGPRERARGLIHRAESEGWTRELVTGVHGAQPRHPRLHRFVQGYLASVQRSIPRRSLERIVGSAWDRGGADGWRRRLAAIERRVCRVEPVVGASLGTGFLVSRDVVLTNFHVIENRLLESLRVRFDHKVLPDRTLLQPGKQYAVKRCIARSSYSPADLMHPRPREATADELDYAFLEVEGLPGEEEVEEGESRGWLELPEEQVPFVPGSLALIVQHPEGQPMSVVLDEFLGVNASRTRVTYRTSTSPGSSGAPCFTQDLLLAALHHSGGPRLPSSTGHNEGIPADTIRRSLPPEVKLLLGWR
- a CDS encoding alpha-2-macroglobulin family protein, which gives rise to MKRTVIIGAVCLVIGFGLAVFLAGNMRSAFGSSASALAGDASFQRNEPEEEQLAKVVLKEMPAEPAPPPPPPPPAMGGVSPVVEGGISADAPGAAEADDFSPSDEDEKPSSSGAPGRAWFPETFLFEPLVVTDASGLATLPVRVPDRLTRWRVLALAHSRSGAQSGAVTSFVGTLPTYVDPVLPAFLRAGDVARVPVQVVNTTDAVVEAPLKFEATGVAVEGAPRTVRVPARGSVVEYVTVRASGPGPVAVRAALGDADRVERSLEVWPTGMPVMQTRGGTLAAPRTVSLSGPEDAQPGSERVRLQVYPGGVGVLRSELASAGGRTSSEDVAYALLLAGRMPELLTALGEPAAAAMVKSALSQKEGRLTTSRSPEGALVDGNAVRVLVAQSTQRALRLSRAPDVASAALLVEGALLHPDNPVLARLGERLAGVVAGAQRPDGTCQGGEGWSLQRLLVATADCAQAVVSAGGTPAGFRRSARFTTLASGALERNRAHVKDGYTAAALLASGLAKGSLRDSLRAQVREALKTREDGSAYLPVATGVVAANGEAPSEAEATALAVLGLEGDEKAPLADLGASLLSGYHPARGWGSGRANRVALRAVVRLFKAPLPSQVRVVLERDGQVVTEGTYDAQALREVRVLETSAAGSAGAHSWTVRAEPAVPGLGYSLALSAAVPWKAEGTDGGELVIRSPREARVGQPVEVAVQASTPAGLSLELRHSLPAGVQVDPASLDALVSEGSVSSWTSEDGAVTLKLPPRGHAEPFQGTFRVIPTLAGTFQTGASSLWVENQPVRLSYVPPATWAVR